One window of the Acaryochloris sp. CCMEE 5410 genome contains the following:
- a CDS encoding NB-ARC domain-containing protein encodes MADSLKASDWGLTLIDRARRIKRWNKTSSAWCRASYTSRSTLNRFWSGAAIRSEAFVAICEAVGVPWQDVVELDPNLADEEVSVATLTSTKSNLPSLTRQDWGDAPAINDFYGRLPELELMSDWMLQAHCRLIMVLGMGGMGKTALAANLAYSLTQEFEWVIWRSLRNAPPLDQLLTELIQFLSCQQETVQFPDNEQRLRHLMTYMRNARCLIVLDNAESILQEEDYQGRYLAGYEGYGEFFRWMSETAHQSCLLLTSREQPQGLIAQEGVNLPVKCLRLEGLPLGEGRELFQTKGQYVAQEQEWQAVIQRYAGNPLAIKIVASAIRDYFDSDIGQFLAFVQQGPFIFDDIRDLLARQFQRLTACEQEVMYWLAINREPLSFTDLKADLVKNVAFNDLMPVLVSLQRRSLIEKIRTGFTQQPVVMEFVTRELIEAATQEIVDGTPHLLRTHAWVKAQAQDYIRKTQESLILKPITDKLLDLLGTKTTIEARCQQILAPLHGQPYQDTAYIAGNVLHLLQRLEMDLSGYDLSALTVWQANLQGENLAQVNFANTDLSRTVFTEILGNILAATFSPDGELLATCDNHYNIRLWQIKTGQQVTLCQGHQNWIRAISFSPQPSEIQGEGYLLASACADHTVKLWQVSTGRCLRTLIGHTHEVFSVAFNHDGTLLASGSGDGTAKLWQTHSGQCLQTCEGHQGWIRSVAMPPQSASAHPPPVVMVTGSEDQTLKIWDLTTGECLQTGKGHHGRVRSVAFSHDGDYLASGSDDGTVKLWDFQTALCLQTYEGHRSGVYSVAFSPTAPILASGSADQTVKLWDCQADQCLRTLQGHTNQIFSLAFHPDGQTLACVTLDQTVRLWNWQTTQCLRTWQGHTDWALPVVFHPQGQLIASGSGDSVINLWDWQQQTAILKLRDHRSVVRSLAFSDDGRYLISGGTDQTVRIWNCQTGRCEKTFYDHPDWVFAVALASVSGQEGWFASGGGDPDVRLWSVETGQCQHVLKGHSDQVWSVAFSPDRQSLASGSTDQTVRLWDVQTGECLQVLRGHCDRIYSIAYHPDGQILASGSQDHTVKLWHVDTGECLQTLTDHQSWIFAVAFSPSNASQPSILASGSHDHTIKLWDVQTGKCLKTLCGHTQLVCSVAFSPDRQYLVSGSQDQSVRVWDLQTGDCLTVLTARLYEGMDITGAKGLTTAQRITLQTLGAIDRQLLSSG; translated from the coding sequence ATGGCCGATTCCCTGAAAGCCTCTGATTGGGGACTAACGCTCATTGATCGGGCCCGACGGATTAAACGATGGAATAAAACCTCATCGGCCTGGTGCCGTGCTTCCTATACGTCCCGATCCACCCTCAATCGTTTTTGGTCTGGGGCTGCGATCCGCAGCGAAGCTTTTGTTGCCATTTGCGAAGCGGTTGGAGTCCCTTGGCAAGATGTGGTTGAGCTGGACCCTAACCTCGCTGATGAAGAGGTATCCGTTGCCACCTTGACCTCGACCAAATCCAATTTGCCCAGCCTGACCCGGCAAGATTGGGGAGATGCACCCGCCATCAACGACTTTTATGGTCGTTTGCCTGAGCTGGAATTGATGAGTGACTGGATGCTTCAGGCTCACTGTCGCTTGATTATGGTGCTAGGCATGGGGGGCATGGGTAAAACGGCTCTCGCTGCCAACCTGGCCTATAGCTTGACCCAAGAGTTTGAATGGGTGATCTGGCGTAGTCTTCGGAATGCCCCACCCTTGGACCAGCTCCTGACTGAACTGATTCAGTTTTTGAGTTGTCAGCAAGAAACGGTTCAATTTCCAGACAATGAGCAGCGTTTGCGGCACTTGATGACCTATATGCGCAATGCCCGCTGCTTGATTGTTCTCGATAATGCTGAATCTATTTTGCAGGAGGAGGATTACCAGGGCCGATATTTGGCAGGGTATGAAGGCTATGGAGAATTCTTCCGGTGGATGAGCGAAACAGCCCATCAAAGCTGCTTGTTGTTAACTTCCCGAGAGCAACCTCAGGGACTGATTGCCCAGGAAGGTGTCAATCTTCCGGTTAAGTGTCTGCGATTAGAGGGATTACCCCTAGGGGAAGGCCGAGAGCTGTTTCAGACCAAAGGCCAATATGTGGCCCAGGAACAGGAGTGGCAGGCTGTGATTCAGCGCTATGCGGGGAACCCCTTGGCCATTAAAATCGTTGCTTCAGCCATCCGCGACTATTTTGACAGCGATATTGGCCAATTTTTAGCCTTTGTCCAGCAAGGTCCATTTATCTTTGACGATATCCGCGATTTACTGGCCCGCCAGTTTCAACGTTTGACTGCCTGTGAGCAAGAGGTGATGTATTGGCTTGCCATTAATCGCGAACCCCTCTCCTTTACCGATCTCAAAGCAGATTTGGTCAAGAATGTTGCCTTTAATGATTTGATGCCGGTCTTGGTTTCCTTGCAACGCCGCTCCCTGATCGAAAAAATCAGAACTGGATTTACCCAACAGCCAGTTGTGATGGAATTTGTGACCCGAGAGCTGATTGAAGCCGCCACCCAAGAGATTGTCGATGGGACCCCTCATTTACTCAGGACCCATGCCTGGGTCAAAGCCCAAGCTCAAGACTATATTCGCAAAACCCAGGAGTCCCTGATTCTGAAGCCCATTACCGATAAACTGCTAGATTTACTGGGCACAAAAACCACCATTGAAGCCCGCTGTCAGCAAATTTTAGCTCCCTTACATGGACAACCCTACCAAGACACGGCCTATATTGCTGGCAACGTCTTGCACTTGCTTCAGCGCCTAGAGATGGATTTAAGTGGCTATGATTTGTCAGCTCTAACGGTGTGGCAAGCCAATTTGCAAGGGGAAAACTTAGCCCAGGTCAATTTTGCCAACACAGATTTGAGCCGAACGGTTTTTACGGAAATTCTCGGCAATATCCTGGCGGCGACCTTTAGCCCTGATGGTGAGCTGTTAGCCACCTGCGACAATCATTACAATATTCGGCTATGGCAGATTAAAACGGGCCAACAAGTCACCCTTTGCCAAGGCCATCAAAACTGGATTCGAGCTATTTCCTTTTCACCCCAACCCTCAGAGATTCAGGGAGAAGGATATTTATTAGCCAGTGCTTGCGCCGATCACACCGTCAAGCTGTGGCAAGTATCCACGGGCAGATGCTTACGGACGTTGATAGGCCATACCCATGAGGTCTTCTCTGTAGCCTTTAATCATGATGGCACTCTGCTTGCGAGTGGGAGTGGGGATGGCACTGCCAAACTTTGGCAAACCCACTCCGGTCAATGTCTCCAGACCTGTGAAGGCCATCAAGGCTGGATTCGATCGGTGGCCATGCCGCCCCAGTCTGCATCGGCACACCCCCCGCCTGTGGTAATGGTGACGGGCAGCGAAGATCAGACGCTTAAGATTTGGGATCTGACGACTGGGGAATGCTTACAAACCGGGAAAGGCCATCATGGACGGGTTCGTTCGGTTGCCTTTAGCCATGACGGGGACTATCTGGCCAGTGGCAGTGATGATGGCACGGTGAAACTGTGGGACTTCCAAACAGCCCTCTGCTTGCAAACCTATGAAGGACATCGGAGTGGGGTCTATTCCGTGGCGTTCAGTCCGACGGCTCCTATTCTGGCCAGTGGCAGTGCCGATCAAACTGTGAAGCTATGGGATTGCCAAGCGGATCAGTGTCTGCGCACCTTGCAGGGCCATACCAACCAGATTTTTTCCTTGGCCTTCCATCCCGATGGACAAACCTTAGCCTGTGTCACCCTCGACCAAACCGTACGGCTGTGGAACTGGCAAACGACCCAGTGCCTCAGAACTTGGCAAGGCCATACCGATTGGGCCTTACCCGTTGTCTTTCACCCCCAGGGACAGCTGATTGCCAGTGGTAGCGGTGATTCGGTGATTAATCTTTGGGACTGGCAACAGCAAACCGCAATATTAAAGCTGCGTGATCATCGATCAGTGGTCCGGTCCCTGGCCTTTAGTGATGATGGTCGTTACCTGATTAGTGGCGGCACGGATCAGACGGTGCGCATCTGGAACTGCCAAACGGGACGATGTGAAAAAACCTTTTATGATCATCCCGATTGGGTATTTGCCGTGGCGTTGGCTTCTGTATCGGGTCAGGAGGGGTGGTTTGCTAGTGGTGGGGGTGACCCAGATGTGCGGCTTTGGTCTGTGGAAACGGGTCAATGTCAGCATGTGCTAAAAGGACATAGCGATCAGGTTTGGTCGGTGGCTTTTAGCCCGGATCGTCAATCCTTAGCCAGCGGCAGTACGGATCAAACGGTGCGGCTGTGGGATGTGCAAACGGGAGAGTGTCTCCAGGTATTGCGGGGGCATTGCGATCGCATCTACTCCATCGCCTATCATCCTGACGGTCAAATCCTAGCTAGTGGCTCCCAGGACCATACGGTCAAATTGTGGCACGTCGATACGGGTGAATGCCTACAGACCTTGACAGACCATCAGAGTTGGATTTTTGCGGTGGCCTTTAGTCCGAGCAACGCTAGTCAACCCTCTATTTTGGCCTCTGGCTCCCATGATCACACCATTAAGCTTTGGGATGTACAAACGGGGAAATGCCTAAAAACCTTATGTGGACATACTCAGTTGGTCTGCTCAGTAGCCTTTAGCCCTGATCGTCAATATCTTGTCAGCGGTTCGCAGGATCAGTCCGTGCGAGTATGGGATCTCCAGACGGGAGATTGTTTGACGGTGTTGACGGCTCGGCTCTATGAAGGAATGGATATTACCGGTGCCAAAGGGTTAACCACTGCCCAGCGGATTACGTTGCAAACCTTGGGCGCGATTGATCGTCAGCTCCTATCATCTGGGTGA
- the cpdA gene encoding 3',5'-cyclic-AMP phosphodiesterase, with the protein MKKSSPLLIAQLSDLHLFANPDRDLLGLNTFSSLEAVVQKLKQLPVLPDQLLLTGDLAQDETPLAYQLIQSLIAPLQIPTYWLPGNHDHLPTMQATFTAPSFQAQKSYQMGDWHFLLLDSSVTGKVYGGLSPESLDWLNQELEQCDPQPTLIALHHPPFAIKSDWLDQIGLQNSDDLFAILDRHPHVKLVVFGHIHQQFEHQRRSIHYLSTPSTCIQFAPHSKTFALDHAQPGFRLFQLYDDGSFETDIHRVMFEKTLDFSAKGY; encoded by the coding sequence ATGAAAAAAAGCTCACCTCTATTGATTGCTCAATTGTCGGACTTGCATTTATTTGCAAACCCTGACCGTGATCTCTTAGGGCTGAATACTTTTTCTTCTCTAGAAGCAGTCGTACAGAAATTAAAACAGCTTCCTGTCCTTCCTGATCAGCTATTACTGACGGGAGATTTAGCACAGGATGAAACTCCTCTTGCTTACCAACTGATCCAATCCTTAATTGCCCCCCTGCAAATCCCCACCTACTGGCTACCAGGGAATCACGACCATCTACCCACCATGCAGGCCACCTTTACAGCGCCTAGCTTTCAGGCTCAAAAGTCTTATCAGATGGGAGATTGGCACTTTTTACTTTTAGACTCTAGCGTGACTGGGAAAGTCTATGGCGGCTTGTCACCGGAGAGTTTAGATTGGCTCAATCAAGAACTAGAGCAGTGCGATCCCCAGCCCACACTGATTGCGCTTCACCATCCTCCGTTTGCGATTAAATCGGATTGGCTGGATCAAATTGGCCTCCAAAACTCGGACGATTTATTTGCCATTCTCGATAGACATCCCCACGTTAAACTGGTGGTCTTTGGTCATATCCATCAGCAGTTTGAACATCAGCGTCGGAGTATCCATTATCTCAGTACGCCATCGACCTGCATTCAGTTTGCTCCTCACAGTAAAACCTTTGCCCTAGATCATGCACAGCCAGGATTTAGGCTCTTTCAGCTCTATGATGATGGCTCTTTTGAGACTGACATTCATCGCGTCATGTTTGAGAAAACCTTAGATTTTTCTGCCAAGGGATATTAA
- a CDS encoding HAD family phosphatase: MPLKAVLFDFNGVVLDDERIHQQIIWEMMEQEDLPLTQEELQLHCLGRTDRACFQDLYASMEQPLNQFQLRRLLSFKAKAYRQYIESLEYLPIFEGLIELIGQCLDAGLILAIVSGALRSEVRLVLKQLSLEEAFPITVTSEDVKKSKPDPAGYQLAIKRLNRKFPGLDLDPCDCLAIEDSFAGIQAAKQAQVPVVGVAHTLPFHMLQRQANWCVDYLHQIELDRIQTIFAR, encoded by the coding sequence ATGCCCCTGAAGGCAGTTTTATTTGATTTCAATGGTGTTGTGCTAGATGACGAGCGCATTCACCAGCAGATTATCTGGGAGATGATGGAGCAAGAAGATCTGCCCCTCACTCAAGAAGAGCTGCAGCTTCACTGTCTGGGTCGAACGGATCGGGCATGTTTTCAAGATTTGTATGCCAGCATGGAGCAGCCTCTCAATCAGTTTCAGCTGCGGCGGTTGTTGTCCTTCAAAGCGAAGGCTTACCGCCAATATATAGAATCTTTGGAATACCTACCGATTTTTGAAGGCCTGATCGAGCTGATTGGGCAATGCCTAGATGCGGGGTTGATCCTGGCCATCGTCAGTGGCGCGCTCCGGTCAGAAGTGCGACTGGTGCTTAAACAACTGTCTTTGGAGGAGGCCTTTCCGATTACCGTCACCTCGGAAGATGTTAAAAAAAGTAAGCCGGATCCAGCAGGGTATCAATTGGCGATTAAGCGGCTCAATCGTAAGTTTCCTGGTTTGGATTTAGACCCTTGTGATTGCTTGGCGATTGAGGATAGCTTTGCGGGTATTCAGGCAGCCAAACAGGCCCAAGTTCCTGTGGTGGGAGTGGCGCATACCTTGCCTTTTCATATGCTGCAACGTCAGGCGAATTGGTGTGTCGATTACCTACACCAGATTGAACTCGATCGAATTCAAACCATTTTTGCGCGTTAA
- a CDS encoding tetratricopeptide repeat protein produces MDADQALRQVEQLVIAQTGERLSELQQTILRQVWLGYKYFDIADAYGCTEGHAKDVGSDLWKLLSQILGEKITKKNLRQVLTVHRHGSVPSKQAYRLDFVGRHQAIHHLNHLNQQGATAIAIQGEGGLGKTTLAQQYLQSQNFAIVLELLMAKEPDNITSVQRVVEEWLTRDLHEEPGLEFGISLDRLKRHLHQRPIGVLVDNLEPALDQQGLLIGEHRQYVELFRVLTDPRNLGLTLVTSRDRICEASLNLHHYRLSGLDVEAWQQYFQLQELTIDPTLLAQIHRAYGGNAKAMTLLCGSIRSDFGGDAAAFWQDQQQDLLVAADLAHLINNQIDRLQNLDPQAYQLFCRLGCYRYQTLATLSKAGVLALLWEVPEAKQRASLMSLQNRSLVECRQGRYWLHPVTRAAAITRLQPSPDWQQAHRYAAQYWSDSVQTLTTTEDALQALEAFYHYKAIQDYPHAAAVLLQVRQNQWQQYLSLGSSLYRMGLHQSLVGELPSLMTHLPCDRSYCELQNILADYYWSTGQIRQGIALQKDSLSLSTQALASPNLDPRHHRHFQIQVLDSHLSLGLYYIDLWELEHSAHCFQQVIKIATQTDQDRWVPKASICLALVLTHLGKTEQAQQLATQAWGERLPKTEQAARLAFFMQLLGQTYTALGDLFSAHALFEQALTVAEASHYPHIQARTLTGRAVIHRLQGKFNLAVVDHDQAIALLKPLNATCDLAEAYFQWGLTYQAMHQICDRNQAFHQATQLFTAMDAPCQVQRVLACTTTP; encoded by the coding sequence ATGGATGCAGATCAGGCCCTGAGACAAGTGGAACAGCTTGTGATTGCTCAAACGGGTGAGCGTCTCAGCGAATTACAGCAAACGATTCTGAGGCAGGTTTGGCTGGGATACAAATACTTTGACATTGCCGATGCCTATGGCTGTACTGAAGGCCATGCCAAAGATGTAGGGTCAGATTTATGGAAGCTCTTATCCCAGATATTGGGCGAGAAAATCACCAAAAAGAACCTCCGCCAGGTTCTGACAGTCCATAGGCATGGATCAGTCCCATCTAAACAGGCCTATCGGCTCGACTTCGTTGGGCGACATCAAGCCATCCACCACCTCAACCACCTCAACCAGCAAGGGGCAACGGCCATTGCCATCCAAGGAGAAGGGGGGCTGGGTAAAACGACATTGGCCCAGCAATATTTGCAGAGCCAAAACTTTGCAATCGTCTTAGAACTACTGATGGCCAAAGAGCCCGACAATATCACCTCGGTCCAGCGGGTGGTGGAGGAATGGTTAACACGGGATTTACATGAAGAGCCAGGACTAGAATTTGGCATTAGTCTAGATCGCTTAAAACGCCATCTCCACCAACGCCCCATTGGAGTCCTAGTGGATAATCTGGAACCTGCACTAGATCAGCAAGGGCTCTTGATTGGAGAGCATCGCCAGTATGTGGAGCTATTTCGAGTCCTGACAGATCCTCGCAATTTGGGATTAACCCTGGTGACGAGTCGCGATCGCATTTGTGAAGCCAGCCTCAACCTACACCATTACCGGCTTTCAGGTTTAGATGTAGAGGCTTGGCAGCAGTACTTTCAGTTGCAGGAGCTGACCATTGACCCAACGCTACTAGCGCAAATACATCGAGCCTATGGGGGCAATGCCAAGGCTATGACCCTGCTCTGCGGGTCGATCCGGTCCGACTTTGGTGGCGATGCAGCCGCTTTTTGGCAAGATCAACAGCAGGACTTACTGGTTGCGGCGGATCTCGCCCATCTGATTAATAATCAAATTGACCGTCTCCAAAACCTGGACCCCCAAGCCTATCAGCTATTTTGTCGGTTGGGGTGTTATCGGTATCAGACCCTAGCCACCCTCTCAAAAGCAGGCGTTTTAGCCTTGCTCTGGGAAGTACCAGAAGCGAAACAACGGGCCAGTCTGATGTCTCTGCAAAACCGATCTTTGGTGGAGTGCCGCCAAGGTCGATATTGGCTACATCCCGTCACCCGTGCTGCCGCTATTACCCGTCTGCAGCCCAGTCCTGACTGGCAACAGGCCCACCGCTATGCCGCCCAATATTGGTCCGATAGCGTCCAGACTCTGACGACCACTGAAGATGCCTTGCAGGCCCTAGAAGCCTTTTATCACTACAAGGCCATTCAAGACTATCCTCATGCGGCAGCCGTACTGCTCCAGGTGCGCCAAAACCAGTGGCAGCAATACTTATCCTTGGGCAGCAGCCTTTATCGGATGGGGTTGCACCAGTCCCTAGTGGGGGAGTTACCGTCATTGATGACGCATCTGCCCTGCGATCGCAGCTATTGCGAACTCCAAAATATTCTGGCGGACTACTACTGGAGCACGGGGCAGATTCGCCAAGGGATTGCGCTACAAAAAGACTCCCTCAGCCTATCCACTCAAGCCCTAGCATCACCCAACTTAGACCCTCGCCACCACCGGCATTTTCAAATTCAAGTCCTCGATTCCCACCTCAGTTTAGGGTTGTACTACATAGATTTATGGGAATTAGAACATTCTGCCCATTGCTTCCAGCAGGTAATCAAAATTGCCACTCAAACCGACCAGGACCGTTGGGTGCCAAAAGCTTCCATTTGCTTAGCCCTGGTGTTGACTCACCTCGGCAAGACTGAGCAGGCACAACAGCTCGCCACCCAAGCCTGGGGAGAGCGCCTGCCCAAGACGGAACAAGCCGCCCGCCTGGCTTTCTTTATGCAGCTCCTGGGCCAAACCTACACCGCTCTTGGAGACCTGTTCTCAGCCCATGCTCTATTTGAACAGGCCCTAACCGTGGCAGAAGCCAGCCACTATCCCCATATCCAGGCCCGAACCCTAACGGGACGTGCCGTCATTCACCGACTGCAAGGCAAATTTAACCTCGCAGTGGTCGATCATGATCAGGCAATTGCCCTGCTCAAACCCCTCAATGCTACCTGTGACTTGGCAGAAGCGTATTTTCAGTGGGGGCTGACCTATCAGGCCATGCATCAGATCTGTGATCGCAACCAAGCCTTCCACCAAGCGACCCAACTCTTCACAGCCATGGATGCGCCCTGTCAGGTTCAGCGGGTGTTGGCCTGTACCACTACCCCTTAA
- a CDS encoding TIGR02281 family clan AA aspartic protease produces MKVSIPVFCFSLLLTLTPFSAKAQSSVAGLNQQLQDSVHRQNWSEAIQVIDQLIPLAPGQAAQLKQYRSQLKQLQQTGFKGSSSQPTSAKKATSKVGLVPIKRRSGGVAIVDVKFNSRRTFEMLVDSGASRTVITRPMAKALGIGTSDVVGTFGASTANGYAEFPIVYVKAMEVGGLKSYQVPVAVAGPDMDMGLLGQDFLQKYDFTFRGNQIEFHKR; encoded by the coding sequence ATGAAGGTTTCTATCCCCGTTTTTTGTTTCAGCCTGCTTCTGACCCTAACGCCATTTTCCGCCAAAGCTCAATCTAGCGTGGCGGGTCTAAATCAACAATTACAAGATTCAGTCCATCGCCAAAACTGGTCTGAAGCGATTCAAGTGATCGATCAGCTAATTCCTCTTGCACCTGGCCAAGCAGCTCAACTCAAGCAGTATCGCAGTCAACTCAAGCAGCTCCAACAGACGGGGTTTAAGGGCAGCTCTTCTCAGCCGACATCGGCCAAAAAAGCCACGAGCAAAGTGGGCCTCGTCCCCATCAAACGCCGATCCGGGGGCGTGGCCATTGTGGACGTCAAATTTAATAGTCGCCGCACTTTTGAAATGTTAGTGGACTCGGGTGCTAGCCGAACCGTCATTACTCGACCCATGGCCAAAGCGCTGGGTATCGGGACCTCTGATGTCGTGGGTACCTTCGGGGCGTCCACAGCCAATGGCTATGCAGAATTTCCGATTGTGTATGTCAAGGCCATGGAAGTGGGTGGTTTAAAGAGTTACCAAGTACCCGTGGCCGTGGCTGGACCCGATATGGACATGGGGTTACTGGGCCAAGATTTTCTCCAAAAGTATGATTTCACCTTTCGCGGAAATCAAATCGAGTTCCACAAGCGGTAG
- a CDS encoding Fe2+-dependent dioxygenase — MILTIDEVLTAEELAEIKDLLATADFVDGKTTAGWHAKLVKNNTQLAGQATCSIDLKERVKAALLRHPLFKVAIQPRSIHTLLFSRYQEGMSYGDHVDNAFMGGARSDVSFTLFLNAPEDYTGGELCVELADGVHTYKLAAGSAIAYPSSTIHRVETVTSGTRLVAVGWVQSLVRDVQQRELLFDLDTARRSLFATHGKTPEFDLISKSHANLLRQWAE, encoded by the coding sequence ATGATCTTAACGATTGACGAAGTGCTGACCGCCGAAGAACTCGCCGAGATAAAGGATTTGCTGGCAACAGCAGACTTTGTCGATGGCAAAACCACGGCAGGTTGGCACGCCAAATTGGTCAAAAACAATACCCAACTTGCGGGCCAAGCGACTTGTAGTATAGATCTGAAAGAGCGGGTCAAGGCCGCTCTCCTGCGTCATCCTTTGTTTAAGGTCGCGATTCAACCCCGTTCCATTCATACACTGCTATTTAGTCGCTATCAGGAAGGTATGTCCTATGGAGACCATGTGGATAACGCCTTTATGGGGGGAGCGCGCTCGGATGTGTCCTTTACCCTATTTCTCAATGCGCCCGAGGACTATACAGGGGGAGAACTCTGTGTGGAGCTAGCCGATGGGGTTCACACCTATAAATTGGCAGCAGGATCTGCGATCGCATATCCGTCGTCCACCATTCACCGGGTCGAGACGGTCACCTCAGGGACCCGCTTGGTGGCCGTGGGCTGGGTGCAGAGTCTCGTGCGGGATGTCCAACAACGCGAGCTGTTATTTGATTTGGATACAGCTCGGCGATCTCTGTTTGCCACCCACGGAAAAACCCCAGAATTTGACCTCATTTCTAAAAGCCATGCCAATCTGTTGCGTCAGTGGGCAGAGTAA
- a CDS encoding pyridoxamine 5'-phosphate oxidase family protein yields MPFHEGELAVQQQAGVEAAAQRVSGALKHGFEPAATEFLRSRPFAIASSIAPSGRLWASLITGPPGFLTVTGPQTLNVNPISTIDSQLLQNLHTNSAIGLLTLDLSARRRLRVNGYAENVTEQGMQLQVQQVFFNCPKYLQTRYLISSDHARTTPTPAESASHLSSAQQDWIAHADTFFIATAHPKKGADISHRGGFPGVLQVVNPHQLLFPDYKGNNMFQSFGNIAVNPQVGLLIIDFDHGHTLQLTGKAELLWDDPRQQQFNGAQRLVRVTIEQVREIRHACPLRWQFGEFSPVIPPQLSTP; encoded by the coding sequence ATGCCTTTTCATGAGGGAGAACTGGCCGTTCAACAGCAAGCAGGGGTGGAAGCTGCGGCCCAACGAGTATCCGGTGCCCTTAAGCACGGGTTTGAGCCAGCAGCGACTGAATTTTTACGGTCCAGACCTTTTGCGATCGCAAGTTCCATCGCCCCCAGCGGTCGCCTATGGGCCTCTCTGATCACCGGTCCACCCGGCTTCCTAACCGTGACCGGCCCCCAAACGCTAAACGTGAATCCCATCTCCACCATCGACTCACAACTACTCCAGAATCTTCATACCAACTCCGCCATAGGACTTCTCACCCTAGATTTATCAGCTCGCCGTCGCTTACGGGTTAATGGCTATGCTGAAAACGTGACCGAACAAGGCATGCAACTTCAGGTCCAGCAGGTCTTTTTCAACTGTCCGAAATACCTTCAAACCCGCTATTTGATATCTAGCGACCATGCCAGGACCACCCCTACCCCTGCAGAATCAGCATCACACCTATCGTCCGCCCAGCAAGATTGGATTGCCCATGCAGATACGTTTTTTATCGCTACGGCCCATCCAAAGAAGGGAGCGGATATTTCCCACCGAGGAGGCTTTCCAGGGGTGTTACAGGTGGTGAATCCGCATCAACTCCTGTTCCCGGATTACAAAGGCAATAATATGTTCCAGTCTTTTGGAAATATTGCTGTCAACCCTCAGGTGGGACTACTCATCATAGATTTTGACCACGGTCATACGCTGCAATTGACTGGCAAGGCAGAGCTATTGTGGGATGACCCTCGCCAGCAACAGTTCAATGGGGCCCAGCGCCTTGTAAGGGTAACGATTGAACAGGTGAGGGAGATTCGTCATGCTTGTCCACTGCGATGGCAGTTTGGAGAATTTTCCCCCGTTATACCTCCGCAACTTTCTACCCCTTAA
- a CDS encoding DUF4347 domain-containing protein, whose product MLSAQSLPQNFPPTGDRPLTTSTLVMVDAAVQNYPYLLASPLLGMEVCVLNAQTDGIAQMKSLLSQSQGWTNLHLICHSAPGRLKVGSTCLSEDNLWAYADQFRQWRSYLTQTTEMIIYSSELTTSRAGLALVSWLGLLTGAKVTALS is encoded by the coding sequence ATGCTTAGCGCTCAATCCCTGCCCCAGAATTTTCCTCCCACAGGCGATCGTCCCTTGACCACCTCAACCCTAGTGATGGTTGATGCGGCAGTTCAGAACTATCCATATTTACTCGCCAGTCCACTGCTCGGAATGGAAGTTTGCGTGTTGAATGCTCAAACCGATGGCATTGCTCAAATGAAATCCCTGCTCAGCCAATCTCAAGGTTGGACGAACCTACATTTGATCTGCCATAGCGCTCCAGGACGATTAAAGGTGGGCAGCACCTGCTTGAGTGAGGATAACCTTTGGGCCTATGCCGATCAATTTCGGCAATGGCGCTCCTATTTAACCCAGACAACCGAAATGATCATTTACAGTAGCGAATTAACTACCAGCCGGGCAGGGTTAGCCTTAGTTTCATGGCTGGGTTTACTAACCGGGGCCAAGGTCACAGCCCTGTCTTAA